AGGGCATCCTCATCGACGGTCACCTCGATGGTCTCTCCGTCATCCTCGAACCGGACCAAATCGCCTTCGCCCACACTCGCCTCAGCCAAGGTCAGAAGTCCCCTGATTACATAGAACAAGACCCGTCGCCCGGCGGGCGCTGTAAGCGCTACACGCCCGCTGGCAGCAAGGAAGACGGTCGAGACGAACACGCCCGTGAGCGAGTCCACGGGGCCGGTCCGCCCGCCGAATCTTCCTGAAATCAGATTCAGCTTGCCAGCGTCGTTCGGCAGAGGAACCGGGACGATATCGGTCGGCTGGATGTTTTCGAGGCGCGGCGGCGTCATCTTGAGCCGCGAAGGCAGGTTGACCCAAAGCTGTAGAACCTCGAGATCGCCGCCCCGCGACCAGAAGTCGTCCGGCGACTTCTCGCTATGCACCACACCGGATCCCGCCGTCATCCATTGCACACCACCGGCGTGGGTCATGACCTCACGACCGTCTGAGTCTTGATGGATGGAATCGCCGGCCAGCAGGAAGGTGACCGTTTCAAAGCCACGATGCGGATGCGGACCGAACTCGGGCATCGTGCTGCCTGGCGGGAAGGTTTGCGGCCCATGATGGGCGAGCAACAGGAACGGGTCGAGTGCATCGGTCACCGAGAAGACGTGTCTCGTGTACAAGTTGCCAAGGTCCTGACGGCTGGCGGGTCGAACGGATTGAAGTCGACGTTGATTGGTCATCTCTGTGATCCTTGCTTATCGTGAAGGCGCCGCGGTTCGACCGAGGCCTAAGTGGCCAACGCCGCGACCGCCTGATCAGCGTTCGCGATCGCGGCGGCCCGGACATCGGGTCCGATGAGCATGCCTTCGGCGATCACGAACTCCGGCGTGGCGCCGACGAAACCGAAGGCGGTCCGGAGATAGGTTTCGAGGTGTTCCGCCGCTGCTGAAGGCGAACCTGCGCTATAGAGGTCACCGCGCGCGACTGCGATGATGATCCTCTTGCTGGCCACGAGACCGACTGGGCCTGTTTCGGAATACCGGAAGGTCTTCCCGGCCACGAGGATCCGGTCGATCCAAGCCTTGAGCTGGGTCGGCAGGGTGAAGTTGTACATGGGGGCGCCGACCACGACCACGTCGGCCGCCAGGAATTGTTCGAGCACGGGCGTGCTCTGGCCGGGCGGAGGCATGTCCGCCAAGGTGAGATGGTCGAGCGGCTCGGCGACGAGGTCTCGGTACGCCACCTCAATAGCGGGATGGGCTTGGCGAAAACGGGAGACGACGTCGGCCGTCAGTTTGCGGCTGACCGACCCCTCACCGGTGATAGCGCTGTCGA
The Xanthomonas sp. AM6 DNA segment above includes these coding regions:
- a CDS encoding NAD(P)H-dependent oxidoreductase, with translation MKLLRIDSAITGEGSVSRKLTADVVSRFRQAHPAIEVAYRDLVAEPLDHLTLADMPPPGQSTPVLEQFLAADVVVVGAPMYNFTLPTQLKAWIDRILVAGKTFRYSETGPVGLVASKRIIIAVARGDLYSAGSPSAAAEHLETYLRTAFGFVGATPEFVIAEGMLIGPDVRAAAIANADQAVAALAT
- a CDS encoding pirin family protein yields the protein MTNQRRLQSVRPASRQDLGNLYTRHVFSVTDALDPFLLLAHHGPQTFPPGSTMPEFGPHPHRGFETVTFLLAGDSIHQDSDGREVMTHAGGVQWMTAGSGVVHSEKSPDDFWSRGGDLEVLQLWVNLPSRLKMTPPRLENIQPTDIVPVPLPNDAGKLNLISGRFGGRTGPVDSLTGVFVSTVFLAASGRVALTAPAGRRVLFYVIRGLLTLAEASVGEGDLVRFEDDGETIEVTVDEDALVLFAHGDVIGEPVVARGPFVMNTDAEIKQAYADFRNGAFGTVSRLMAGSEQVRTLKRQFSA